In one window of Arthrobacter pascens DNA:
- the leuS gene encoding leucine--tRNA ligase gives MSVQPETETGTSAPAAEGPEEGTYSFAAMEAKWPQVWEDLKVFTPVDDGSRERRYVLDMFPYPSGDLHMGHAEAFAMGDVVARYLRQQGFDVLHPIGWDSFGLPAENAAIKRNAHPSEWTYANIDTQAASFKRYAISADWSRRLHTSDPEYYRWTQWLFKRFYERGLAYRKDSPVNWCPKDQTVLANEQVVNGACERCGTAVTKKSLNQWYFKITEYADRLLDDMDELRGHWPERVLAMQRNWIGRSEGAHVNFVIEADGGKPAKDVTVFTTRPDTLYGATFFVVAADAPLAVELVTGEYAQALEAYREQVKALTEIERQSTEREKTGVFTGRYAINPLNGEKLPVWAADYVLADYGTGAIMAVPAHDQRDLDFAKAFGLPVRAVLDTGEEDPSVSGKATAGEGTLINSGVLDGLPKAEAIPAAIGILEKHGTGEKFVNFRLRDWLLSRQRFWGTPIPIIHCPVCGEVPVPDEQLPVTLPADLRGEDLSPKGTSPLAAAEAWVNVECPNCHGPAKRDTDTMDTFVDSSWYFLRFVSPQYTEGPFDPEKINDWMPVGQYVGGVEHAILHLLYARFFTKVIHDLGMIEADEPFSALLNQGQVLNGGKAMSKSLGNGVDLGEQLDKYGVDAVRLTMIFASPPEDDVDWADVSPSGSAKFLARAWRLAQDVTSDPGVDPATGDRALRSVTHRTIADAAALLDSNKFNVVVAKLMELVNATRKTIDAAGGASGSDPAVREAAEAVAVILSLFAPYTAEDMWNVLGHPASVANAGWPAHDESLLVQDTVTAVVQVQGKVRDRLEVSPGISEEELRELALGSENVERALDGRGIRTVIVRVPKLVNIVPA, from the coding sequence GTGAGCGTTCAGCCGGAGACAGAGACCGGAACATCAGCACCGGCAGCGGAAGGCCCTGAGGAGGGTACTTACAGTTTCGCCGCGATGGAGGCCAAGTGGCCACAGGTATGGGAAGACCTCAAGGTCTTCACCCCCGTTGATGACGGGTCCCGCGAGCGGCGGTACGTGCTGGACATGTTCCCGTATCCCTCGGGCGATCTCCACATGGGCCATGCCGAGGCTTTTGCGATGGGCGATGTAGTGGCGCGGTACCTGCGGCAGCAGGGCTTCGATGTCCTGCATCCGATCGGTTGGGACTCCTTCGGCCTGCCGGCGGAGAACGCTGCCATCAAGCGCAACGCCCACCCGAGTGAGTGGACCTACGCCAATATCGACACGCAGGCCGCGTCGTTCAAGCGGTACGCGATCTCCGCTGACTGGTCGCGGCGGCTGCACACCTCGGATCCGGAGTACTACCGCTGGACCCAGTGGCTGTTCAAGCGCTTCTATGAGCGTGGGCTGGCCTACCGCAAGGATTCGCCAGTCAACTGGTGCCCCAAGGACCAGACCGTGCTGGCCAACGAACAGGTGGTCAACGGTGCCTGTGAGCGGTGCGGTACCGCCGTCACCAAGAAGTCGCTGAACCAGTGGTATTTCAAGATCACGGAATATGCCGACAGGCTGCTCGATGACATGGACGAGCTGCGGGGTCACTGGCCCGAGCGTGTCCTGGCGATGCAGAGGAACTGGATCGGGCGCTCCGAGGGTGCCCACGTGAACTTTGTGATTGAGGCCGACGGCGGCAAGCCCGCCAAGGATGTCACCGTCTTCACTACCCGCCCCGACACCCTGTACGGCGCGACCTTCTTCGTCGTCGCCGCTGACGCTCCGCTCGCCGTCGAACTGGTCACTGGCGAGTACGCGCAGGCCCTGGAGGCCTACCGCGAGCAGGTCAAGGCGTTGACGGAGATCGAACGTCAGTCCACTGAGCGCGAGAAGACCGGTGTCTTCACCGGCCGTTACGCCATCAATCCCCTGAACGGCGAGAAGCTGCCGGTCTGGGCAGCTGACTACGTCCTGGCGGACTATGGCACCGGCGCGATCATGGCCGTGCCTGCGCACGACCAGCGTGACCTTGACTTCGCGAAAGCATTCGGCCTGCCCGTCCGCGCCGTCCTGGACACCGGCGAGGAGGACCCGTCGGTGTCCGGCAAGGCGACAGCGGGGGAGGGCACCCTGATCAACTCGGGCGTCCTCGACGGCCTGCCCAAGGCTGAAGCCATCCCGGCTGCCATTGGCATCCTGGAAAAGCACGGTACAGGCGAGAAGTTCGTCAACTTCCGGTTGCGGGACTGGCTGCTGAGCCGCCAGCGGTTCTGGGGAACGCCCATCCCCATCATCCATTGCCCCGTCTGCGGTGAAGTTCCCGTCCCGGACGAGCAGCTGCCCGTCACGCTCCCGGCGGACCTCCGCGGCGAAGACCTCTCCCCGAAGGGGACCTCGCCGCTGGCCGCGGCCGAGGCGTGGGTCAATGTTGAATGCCCCAACTGCCACGGACCGGCCAAACGCGACACTGACACCATGGACACGTTCGTGGATTCGTCCTGGTACTTCCTGCGGTTTGTCTCTCCCCAGTACACAGAGGGTCCCTTCGACCCGGAGAAGATCAACGACTGGATGCCGGTGGGCCAGTATGTCGGCGGTGTCGAGCACGCCATCCTGCATCTGCTATACGCGCGGTTCTTCACCAAGGTCATTCACGACCTCGGCATGATCGAGGCCGACGAGCCGTTCAGCGCCCTGCTGAACCAGGGCCAGGTCCTCAATGGGGGCAAGGCCATGAGCAAGTCCCTTGGCAACGGCGTGGACCTTGGCGAACAGCTGGACAAGTACGGTGTGGATGCCGTGCGTCTGACGATGATCTTCGCCTCCCCGCCGGAGGACGACGTCGACTGGGCCGACGTTTCACCGTCGGGCTCAGCGAAGTTCCTGGCCCGGGCCTGGCGGCTGGCGCAGGATGTGACCAGCGACCCCGGCGTCGACCCAGCCACCGGGGACCGTGCGTTGCGGTCCGTCACGCACCGCACCATTGCCGACGCCGCTGCCCTGCTGGACAGCAACAAGTTCAACGTGGTCGTGGCCAAGCTGATGGAGCTGGTCAATGCGACCCGCAAGACCATCGATGCAGCGGGCGGCGCCAGTGGCTCGGACCCGGCGGTGCGCGAAGCTGCGGAGGCCGTTGCGGTCATCCTGAGCCTCTTCGCGCCGTACACTGCGGAGGACATGTGGAACGTCCTGGGCCATCCCGCCTCTGTCGCTAATGCGGGCTGGCCTGCCCACGACGAATCCCTGCTGGTCCAGGACACGGTCACCGCCGTCGTTCAGGTGCAGGGCAAAGTCAGGGACCGCCTGGAGGTCTCACCTGGCATCAGCGAGGAGGAGCTTCGTGAGCTTGCTCTGGGCTCCGAGAACGTCGAACGGGCACTCGACGGCCGCGGCATCCGCACGGTGATCGTACGCGTGCCTAAACTGGTGAACATCGTCCCGGCTTAG
- a CDS encoding DegV family protein, with protein MADRDAPAWLWLRDRLAAFRPSTRPGAPSPVVRAAVVTDSAAALPAEWVAAFSADGRLAVIPMPVMVGEEIYGEGEDDITQTIALALAAGTSVRTSRPSPGQFEQAFLAAERRGYQAVVSIHISGGLSGTADAARLAAGRVGIPVEVIDSGTVGMAQGMGVQAAVVAAATGLDAAAVRTVAEEQLARTKVYFYVPSLEQLRRGGRIGAAASLLGTMFAIKPILAVDGGKIVPLEKVRSAARAVARLEEIAASDAASRPDGQARLAVHHFGNPAEAEGLAGRLAAALPRCPRAQISSLPAVLAAHAGLGVLAVIVGESGIVGESGAPAGAADVPGLST; from the coding sequence TTGGCCGACCGCGATGCCCCTGCATGGCTCTGGCTTCGCGACCGCCTCGCTGCCTTTCGTCCGTCGACGAGGCCCGGCGCGCCTTCGCCGGTTGTCCGCGCCGCCGTCGTAACAGACTCCGCAGCCGCGTTGCCGGCCGAGTGGGTGGCGGCATTCTCGGCGGATGGCCGGCTGGCCGTGATCCCCATGCCCGTGATGGTGGGGGAGGAAATCTATGGCGAGGGTGAGGATGACATCACCCAGACCATTGCCCTGGCCTTGGCGGCCGGCACATCCGTCAGGACCTCCCGGCCATCGCCGGGCCAGTTTGAGCAGGCGTTCCTGGCCGCTGAGCGCCGCGGCTACCAAGCCGTGGTGTCCATTCACATCTCCGGCGGGCTGTCCGGGACCGCTGACGCGGCGAGGCTCGCTGCCGGCAGGGTGGGCATCCCCGTCGAGGTCATCGATTCCGGGACGGTGGGAATGGCCCAGGGTATGGGGGTGCAGGCCGCCGTCGTGGCGGCCGCTACCGGCCTGGACGCTGCCGCCGTCCGGACCGTCGCGGAGGAACAACTGGCACGGACGAAGGTGTACTTCTATGTCCCCAGTCTTGAACAACTGCGCCGCGGCGGAAGAATCGGGGCCGCTGCATCCCTGCTCGGAACCATGTTCGCGATCAAGCCGATCCTGGCAGTCGACGGCGGAAAGATCGTGCCGCTTGAAAAGGTCCGTTCGGCAGCCAGGGCGGTAGCCCGGCTGGAGGAGATAGCGGCCTCCGACGCCGCCTCCCGGCCGGACGGCCAGGCCCGCCTTGCGGTACATCACTTCGGCAATCCTGCAGAAGCGGAAGGGCTCGCAGGGAGGTTGGCCGCTGCATTGCCCCGCTGCCCTCGGGCCCAGATCAGTTCGTTGCCGGCCGTTCTCGCCGCACATGCCGGACTTGGTGTGCTGGCCGTGATCGTGGGCGAGAGCGGCATCGTGGGGGAGAGCGGCGCTCCGGCCGGGGCGGCGGACGTGCCGGGGCTTTCCACATAG
- a CDS encoding ComEA family DNA-binding protein: MGDRVRGGEGRDGKDPADGDPGLPLHGEGRVGPALRWRLGRRVAVLIGIVAIAAGAWFWWEVSTGLAEVVPLSDVTTSGVPSGEGRAADSSVEAGKQSGGVGQIDPGPSEGPSGAAGAIVVHVAGAVARPGVVQLPSGSRVHEAVAAAGGSIPGADLDRLNLAAVLADGQKIYVPEPGEPLPADSAGSATGASGGNGPGGSAAASGAKTNLNTAGVEELDALPKVGPVLAQRIVDWRKEHGPFKTVEELDAVDGVGPKMLETLLPLVGV; encoded by the coding sequence ATGGGTGACCGCGTCCGGGGCGGCGAAGGGCGCGACGGGAAGGATCCCGCGGACGGCGACCCCGGACTGCCGCTTCACGGCGAAGGGCGGGTCGGGCCGGCACTGAGATGGCGTCTTGGCCGACGGGTAGCAGTGCTCATAGGCATCGTTGCTATCGCGGCAGGAGCGTGGTTCTGGTGGGAGGTCTCCACAGGCCTCGCGGAAGTGGTTCCGCTCAGCGATGTCACGACGTCCGGCGTCCCGTCCGGGGAAGGCCGTGCGGCCGACTCCAGCGTCGAGGCAGGAAAGCAGTCCGGTGGAGTGGGGCAGATAGATCCTGGGCCGTCCGAGGGGCCGTCGGGTGCGGCGGGCGCCATTGTCGTCCATGTTGCAGGTGCAGTGGCCAGGCCGGGGGTTGTGCAGTTGCCTTCGGGGAGCCGGGTGCACGAGGCCGTGGCCGCGGCGGGAGGGAGCATACCGGGGGCGGATCTGGATCGCCTCAACCTTGCAGCTGTGCTGGCGGACGGCCAGAAAATCTATGTTCCAGAGCCCGGTGAACCGCTACCGGCCGATTCGGCTGGCTCCGCAACGGGCGCTTCCGGAGGCAACGGCCCCGGTGGCTCCGCCGCAGCTTCAGGTGCCAAGACGAATCTCAACACCGCCGGTGTGGAAGAACTTGATGCCCTGCCCAAGGTGGGTCCGGTCCTGGCTCAGCGCATTGTGGACTGGCGGAAGGAGCACGGCCCGTTCAAAACGGTGGAAGAGCTTGATGCAGTGGATGGCGTCGGGCCGAAGATGCTCGAAACGCTGCTGCCCCTGGTGGGTGTCTGA
- a CDS encoding ComEC/Rec2 family competence protein → MTGRSPWSRFVESAVRQQDAFGTGDEGFHAAPPGDPGRRGPVIQAGALVRERFGKTLRAREPKAAQAPGPRRRTDLRLAFPALLVWGAAIAGVWLAPAALVVSSCILTLVAALLLAKCSRGRRSLLMTIAVSLMMAVAAAAHSAVSSSQRHDGPLAEAVSSKMSVVAILEIAGSPRSLSPAGQAGMPERWSVTATAVEVIAGGNVIHASAALVVMGGDDWGKLVPGQVVRTTGKLKPPDAGQTEAGVLSASAPVTVAAGDTWQAGAKEVRGSYVAASSFLSPDARGLLPGMVTGDTSALDEGLNAAMKTVGMTHLTAVSGANCSLVLGALLLGARSLRLPRLPAAGLALGGLALFVLMVGPDASVLRAALMGSIAVASLAGGRSGRGLSFLCLAVIGLLLFDPGLGTSFGFLLSVLATLGIIVLGRRLVDRAPPIIPRWLAAAIAVPLSAQLLCGPVIVLLQPQFSTYSLLANVVASPLVAPVTLLGTAAVPLVVPAPWAAAALIAVAGTFSAGVACTARFSAALPGASLPWTEGTFGFLTMALLSAVTVILVRLALRPRHVLGLARGLHHRLEEFLMLVEQHIPGYRDAHPPRGWHGFVSRVGRGRLGYRTNISRRNAEWPLRHLRETGRLRPTLPTRPPGGT, encoded by the coding sequence ATGACCGGACGCAGCCCTTGGAGCCGCTTCGTGGAGTCAGCGGTCCGGCAGCAGGACGCCTTCGGTACCGGGGATGAGGGATTTCACGCTGCCCCGCCGGGCGATCCGGGCCGCCGCGGCCCGGTGATTCAGGCTGGTGCGCTGGTCCGCGAACGTTTCGGGAAGACCCTGCGCGCCCGGGAGCCCAAGGCAGCCCAGGCTCCTGGACCGCGGCGCCGGACGGATTTGAGGCTGGCATTTCCGGCGTTGCTTGTCTGGGGCGCAGCCATTGCCGGAGTATGGCTGGCGCCGGCGGCGCTGGTCGTGTCGAGCTGTATTCTGACCCTCGTTGCCGCCCTGCTGCTGGCAAAGTGCTCCCGTGGCCGGCGAAGCCTGCTGATGACCATCGCCGTTTCTTTGATGATGGCCGTTGCTGCCGCTGCACATTCTGCCGTCTCATCATCCCAGCGTCACGATGGCCCGCTCGCGGAGGCCGTCTCCTCAAAAATGTCAGTTGTCGCCATCCTGGAAATTGCCGGATCCCCCCGGTCCCTCTCGCCAGCCGGCCAGGCAGGCATGCCGGAGCGTTGGTCCGTGACGGCCACCGCTGTGGAGGTCATTGCCGGAGGAAACGTCATCCATGCCAGCGCGGCCCTGGTGGTAATGGGCGGGGATGACTGGGGAAAGCTGGTGCCCGGGCAGGTGGTGCGGACCACGGGCAAGCTGAAGCCCCCGGATGCGGGGCAGACCGAAGCCGGGGTTCTGTCGGCGTCGGCCCCTGTCACCGTTGCCGCCGGCGACACCTGGCAGGCTGGTGCCAAGGAGGTTCGCGGCAGCTATGTCGCCGCTTCATCCTTTCTGTCCCCTGACGCCCGGGGCCTGCTGCCGGGCATGGTCACCGGAGACACCAGCGCCCTGGATGAAGGATTGAATGCTGCCATGAAAACTGTCGGGATGACACACCTGACAGCGGTGAGCGGGGCCAACTGCAGCCTTGTGCTCGGCGCCCTGCTGTTGGGTGCCCGCAGCCTGCGGCTGCCCAGGCTGCCGGCAGCGGGGCTGGCACTGGGCGGCCTGGCGCTGTTTGTGCTGATGGTGGGGCCGGATGCCAGCGTGCTGCGTGCTGCCCTGATGGGGTCGATTGCCGTTGCGTCGCTGGCCGGCGGCCGCTCCGGCCGAGGCCTCAGCTTCCTTTGCCTGGCGGTGATCGGCCTGCTCCTGTTTGACCCCGGCCTGGGGACCAGCTTCGGGTTCCTGCTGTCGGTGCTGGCAACCCTGGGAATCATTGTCCTGGGCCGAAGGTTGGTCGATCGGGCGCCGCCCATTATTCCACGCTGGCTTGCGGCCGCTATCGCCGTCCCGTTGTCTGCCCAGCTGCTGTGCGGCCCGGTCATTGTGCTCCTGCAGCCGCAATTTTCCACATACTCCCTGTTGGCGAATGTGGTGGCCTCACCCCTGGTTGCGCCTGTGACGCTGCTGGGCACTGCGGCCGTGCCGCTGGTGGTCCCTGCGCCGTGGGCCGCCGCGGCGCTGATCGCTGTGGCCGGCACCTTCAGTGCAGGTGTAGCCTGCACCGCCAGGTTCAGCGCAGCCCTCCCGGGGGCTTCGCTGCCATGGACTGAGGGGACCTTCGGATTTCTGACAATGGCGCTGTTGTCAGCGGTAACTGTGATTCTCGTCCGGCTGGCACTGCGGCCACGCCATGTCCTCGGGCTGGCCAGGGGGCTGCACCACCGGCTTGAGGAATTCCTTATGCTTGTTGAACAGCACATACCGGGATACCGGGATGCACACCCGCCACGCGGCTGGCATGGCTTTGTGTCACGGGTTGGCCGTGGCAGGCTTGGATACCGCACCAACATTTCCAGGAGGAATGCAGAATGGCCGCTGCGCCACCTACGCGAAACCGGACGGCTGCGTCCGACACTGCCAACACGGCCACCTGGCGGGACGTAG
- the holA gene encoding DNA polymerase III subunit delta, whose translation MAAAPPTRNRTAASDTANTATWRDVAPAGVVLVSGPEEYLGIRAMDRIRSQVRAASPDVELTRLNAGSYEAGALAMNISPSLFGESKLIEVEGLEGMNDAFLADALAYLQRPEPDAVLVLRHAGGVRGKKLLDVVKAGGWPVVDCQPLKKDADKTAFVAAEFRAAGRRISSEAVQSLVNAVGANLSELAAACSQLIADASGAVTPEIVDSYYGGRIEATAFKVADAAMAGNGPAALSMLRHALATGADPVPLVAALAAKLRTVAKVAGAKGSPAQIARELGMQPWLVEQAQRDVRRWTPEGLVRSIQATAEADAQVKGLSRDPVYAVEHAVTVIAMSAGRH comes from the coding sequence ATGGCCGCTGCGCCACCTACGCGAAACCGGACGGCTGCGTCCGACACTGCCAACACGGCCACCTGGCGGGACGTAGCCCCCGCGGGAGTTGTCCTGGTCAGCGGACCCGAGGAATACCTCGGTATCAGGGCCATGGACCGTATCCGGTCACAAGTGCGTGCCGCTTCCCCGGATGTGGAACTCACCCGCCTCAATGCCGGCAGCTACGAGGCCGGAGCACTCGCCATGAATATCAGCCCCTCCCTGTTCGGCGAGAGCAAGCTGATCGAGGTCGAAGGGCTTGAAGGCATGAATGACGCCTTCCTCGCCGATGCCCTCGCCTACCTGCAACGCCCGGAGCCCGACGCGGTCCTGGTCCTCCGCCACGCCGGTGGCGTCCGCGGCAAAAAGCTCCTCGACGTGGTCAAGGCCGGCGGCTGGCCCGTGGTGGATTGCCAGCCACTGAAAAAGGACGCAGACAAGACCGCCTTCGTCGCTGCCGAGTTCCGGGCTGCCGGTCGGAGGATCAGTTCCGAGGCAGTGCAGTCGCTGGTCAACGCCGTCGGCGCCAACCTGTCAGAACTTGCGGCAGCCTGCAGCCAGCTGATTGCGGATGCAAGCGGAGCCGTGACGCCGGAGATCGTGGACAGCTACTACGGTGGCCGGATTGAAGCGACGGCGTTCAAGGTTGCGGATGCAGCGATGGCGGGAAACGGACCGGCCGCGCTCTCCATGCTTCGCCACGCCCTGGCCACAGGCGCCGATCCAGTTCCGCTCGTCGCAGCGCTGGCAGCAAAACTCCGGACGGTGGCCAAGGTGGCCGGTGCCAAGGGATCCCCTGCCCAGATTGCCAGGGAACTGGGAATGCAGCCCTGGCTCGTGGAGCAGGCCCAGCGCGATGTTCGCCGCTGGACGCCGGAGGGACTGGTCCGCTCCATCCAGGCCACCGCCGAAGCTGATGCCCAGGTCAAAGGCCTCTCACGGGACCCCGTCTACGCCGTGGAGCATGCCGTAACGGTCATTGCGATGTCCGCCGGCCGGCACTGA
- the rpsT gene encoding 30S ribosomal protein S20, with the protein MANIKSQKKRILTNEKARLRNNAVKSELKTAIRAVNTAVESTDKDAAAAALVAASRKLDKAVSKGVLHKNNAANRKSAISKKVNAL; encoded by the coding sequence GTGGCTAATATCAAGTCCCAGAAGAAGCGCATCCTCACCAACGAGAAGGCACGCCTGCGCAACAACGCAGTCAAGTCTGAGCTGAAGACGGCCATCCGCGCCGTCAACACCGCCGTTGAGTCCACCGACAAGGATGCAGCTGCTGCTGCCCTGGTTGCTGCCAGCCGCAAGCTGGACAAGGCTGTCAGCAAGGGTGTTCTGCACAAGAACAACGCAGCGAACCGCAAGTCGGCGATCTCCAAGAAGGTCAACGCACTGTAA
- a CDS encoding type II toxin-antitoxin system PemK/MazF family toxin — protein sequence MPINLRALADTVRTSLRALQKFTSGATPAPGASPRPSARTGEFSAHPADFTGVASISYSPQPDGDPDPGEIVWTWVPYEEDPTRGKDRPVLVIGHNGPYVLGLMLTSKDHDQDRHGRGDYVDIGIGGWDRQSRPSEAKLGRILQISPDSIRREGAVLDRARFELVAEGLRRRHGWK from the coding sequence ATGCCAATTAACCTCCGCGCCCTGGCCGACACCGTCAGGACCTCCCTCCGGGCCCTGCAAAAGTTCACGTCCGGAGCCACACCGGCCCCTGGGGCTTCTCCCCGCCCTTCAGCCCGGACCGGGGAGTTTTCCGCGCACCCTGCGGACTTCACCGGAGTGGCCTCCATCAGCTACTCCCCGCAGCCGGACGGCGACCCGGACCCCGGCGAGATCGTCTGGACATGGGTGCCCTACGAGGAAGACCCGACGCGGGGGAAGGACCGTCCGGTCCTGGTGATCGGACATAACGGGCCGTACGTGCTGGGGCTGATGCTCACGAGCAAGGACCACGACCAGGACCGCCACGGCCGGGGCGACTATGTGGACATCGGGATCGGCGGCTGGGACCGCCAGTCACGGCCGAGTGAAGCAAAGCTGGGACGGATCCTCCAGATAAGCCCGGATAGCATCCGGCGGGAGGGTGCGGTGCTGGACCGTGCCCGCTTCGAACTGGTCGCCGAGGGACTCCGCCGCCGACACGGCTGGAAGTAG
- the lepA gene encoding translation elongation factor 4: MSPMARTAPVPAATDPAIIRNFCIIAHIDHGKSTLADRMLQFTGVVQSRDMKAQYLDRMDIERERGITIKSQAVRMPWELDGNSYALNMIDTPGHVDFTYEVSRSLAACEGAILLVDAAQGIEAQTLANLYLAMENNLTIIPVLNKIDLPAAQPEKYAAELASLIGGDPEDVLRVSGKTGMGVEALLDKIVRDLPAPQGDANAPARAMIFDSVYDTYRGVVTYVRVVDGMLHPREKIQMMSTRATHELLEIGVSSPEPTPSKGLGVGEVGYLITGVKDVRLSKVGDTVTNLAKPAADSLPGYADAKPMVFSGLYPLDGTDYPVLRDALEKLMLNDAALVYEPETSAALGFGFRVGFLGLLHLEITRERLEREYNLDLISTAPNVEYEVTLEDKKVVHVTNPSEYPTGKVAEVREPMVSATILAPNEFVGAIMELCQSRRGVMGGMDYLSEDRVEIRYRLPLAEIVFDFFDILKSKTRGYGSLDWKADGDQVADLVKVDIMLQGEQVDAFSAITHRDKAYAYGVMMTTKLRELIPRQQFEVPIQAAIGSRIIARESIRAIRKDVLAKCYGGDISRKRKLLEKQKEGKKRMKMVGRVEVPQEAFIAALTTDESKDKAKK, encoded by the coding sequence GTGTCTCCCATGGCCCGCACCGCCCCGGTGCCCGCCGCGACAGATCCGGCCATCATTCGGAATTTCTGCATCATCGCGCACATTGACCACGGCAAGTCCACGCTGGCCGACCGGATGCTGCAGTTCACCGGGGTCGTTCAGTCCCGCGACATGAAGGCCCAGTACCTGGACCGGATGGACATTGAGCGCGAACGCGGCATCACCATCAAGTCCCAGGCTGTCCGCATGCCCTGGGAACTGGATGGCAACAGCTACGCACTGAACATGATCGACACCCCCGGGCACGTCGACTTTACCTACGAGGTCTCCCGCTCACTCGCAGCGTGCGAAGGAGCCATCCTCCTGGTGGATGCGGCTCAGGGCATCGAGGCCCAGACGCTCGCCAACCTGTACCTGGCAATGGAAAACAACCTCACGATCATCCCGGTCCTGAACAAGATCGACCTTCCGGCAGCGCAGCCGGAGAAGTACGCGGCCGAACTGGCCAGCCTGATAGGCGGCGACCCGGAGGACGTTCTGCGCGTTTCCGGGAAGACCGGCATGGGCGTTGAGGCCCTGCTGGACAAGATCGTCCGCGACCTGCCGGCCCCGCAGGGCGATGCCAACGCCCCTGCCCGCGCTATGATTTTCGACTCCGTCTATGACACCTACCGCGGTGTGGTCACCTACGTGCGGGTGGTGGACGGCATGCTGCACCCGCGCGAGAAGATCCAGATGATGTCCACCCGGGCCACGCACGAACTCCTCGAAATCGGGGTGAGCTCCCCGGAGCCCACCCCCTCTAAAGGCCTGGGCGTCGGGGAAGTGGGGTACCTCATCACCGGGGTAAAGGACGTCCGCCTGTCCAAGGTTGGCGACACCGTGACCAACCTCGCCAAGCCTGCCGCTGATTCGCTTCCCGGCTACGCGGATGCAAAACCCATGGTCTTCTCCGGCCTGTATCCGCTGGACGGCACGGACTACCCGGTGCTGCGCGACGCACTGGAGAAGCTGATGCTCAACGACGCCGCGCTGGTCTACGAGCCCGAGACGTCCGCCGCGCTGGGCTTCGGGTTCCGGGTCGGCTTCCTGGGCCTACTGCACCTGGAAATCACGCGTGAGCGCCTGGAACGTGAATATAACCTGGACCTGATTTCCACGGCCCCCAACGTGGAATACGAGGTGACGCTGGAGGACAAGAAGGTGGTACACGTCACCAACCCCAGCGAATATCCCACGGGCAAAGTGGCGGAGGTCCGCGAACCCATGGTTTCGGCCACCATCCTTGCGCCCAACGAGTTCGTTGGCGCCATCATGGAGCTGTGCCAGAGCCGGCGCGGTGTGATGGGCGGCATGGATTACCTGTCCGAGGACAGGGTGGAAATCCGGTACCGCCTGCCGCTGGCCGAAATCGTCTTCGACTTCTTCGACATCCTTAAATCCAAGACCCGCGGCTACGGCTCGCTGGACTGGAAGGCCGACGGCGACCAGGTGGCCGACCTGGTCAAGGTGGACATCATGCTCCAGGGCGAGCAGGTGGATGCCTTTTCCGCCATCACCCACCGCGACAAGGCCTACGCCTACGGCGTCATGATGACCACCAAGCTGCGCGAACTCATCCCGCGGCAGCAATTTGAGGTTCCTATCCAGGCGGCCATCGGGTCCAGGATCATTGCCCGCGAAAGCATACGTGCCATCCGCAAGGATGTCCTGGCCAAGTGCTACGGCGGTGACATTTCCCGTAAGCGCAAACTGCTGGAAAAGCAGAAGGAAGGCAAGAAGCGCATGAAGATGGTGGGCCGCGTCGAGGTACCCCAGGAAGCCTTCATCGCAGCCCTGACCACAGACGAGTCCAAGGACAAGGCCAAGAAGTAG